A region from the uncultured Macellibacteroides sp. genome encodes:
- a CDS encoding ribonuclease Z, with protein sequence MECFEVNILGCGSALPTTRHLASSQVINLRDKLYMIDCGEGTQIQMRRMRIKFSRLNHIFISHMHGDHCFGLPGLISTLGMLGRNGELVIHGPKEIETYMKPILSTFCKELPYPVRFNHITPDVSELIWEDRSVSVYSIPLKHRLPTSGFLFAEKAKEAHIIKEMTDFYKIPVKDLPSIKRGEDFITSDGERIANTRLTRPATPPKKYAYCSDTAYSEKIIPIIEGVDLLYHEATFANEDAARAKETFHSTARQAAEIARKANVKRLVIGHYSARYEELHTLKKEAEEIFPDTILGEEGLTLSV encoded by the coding sequence ATGGAATGTTTTGAAGTCAACATACTGGGATGCGGTTCTGCGCTACCAACTACAAGGCACCTTGCCTCCTCACAGGTAATCAACTTAAGAGACAAACTCTATATGATTGATTGTGGAGAAGGTACTCAGATACAGATGCGCCGGATGCGAATAAAATTCAGCCGTCTTAATCATATATTTATCTCTCACATGCATGGGGATCATTGTTTTGGATTACCCGGACTGATCTCTACCCTAGGCATGTTAGGACGCAATGGCGAGCTGGTCATTCATGGGCCTAAAGAAATAGAGACGTACATGAAGCCAATTCTCTCTACTTTTTGCAAGGAACTTCCATACCCTGTTCGATTTAATCATATTACCCCTGATGTGAGCGAACTTATATGGGAAGATAGATCCGTATCAGTTTATTCCATCCCTTTGAAACACCGGCTTCCAACTTCTGGGTTCTTATTCGCAGAAAAAGCTAAAGAAGCCCATATTATCAAGGAGATGACCGACTTCTACAAGATACCGGTAAAAGATCTCCCTTCAATTAAACGTGGAGAAGATTTTATTACTTCTGACGGGGAACGTATTGCTAACACAAGACTTACCCGACCGGCAACTCCTCCAAAAAAATATGCATACTGCTCCGACACAGCTTATTCAGAAAAAATTATACCAATCATTGAAGGTGTTGATTTACTTTACCATGAAGCGACTTTTGCTAATGAAGATGCTGCCAGAGCAAAAGAAACGTTTCATTCAACAGCCCGGCAGGCTGCTGAAATAGCTAGAAAAGCCAATGTAAAAAGGCTGGTTATTGGACACTATTCTGCCAGATACGAAGAGTTGCATACGTTAAAGAAAGAAGCTGAGGAGATATTCCCTGACACAATTCTCGGAGAAGAAGGACTTACTCTCTCCGTTTAG